GCATGTCCGCCTTTTCCTTGGATGGTGAGACGGAACAAATCCGGCGCCGCCATCATCGGTCCATACGCCACACCCACTTTCCCTACCGCTAACGGTGTCCACAAATGGACGCCGACCACGGCATCCACGCCTTCCATCACTCCTGCACGCACCAACTCACGTGCACCGCCAGGAAACTTCTCTTCTGCATGTTGGAACAAAAACCGCAGCTCCCCGGTGATCCGATCAGCCATCTGCGAAAAGATTTTGGCCACACCCAGCAACATGGCCGTATGCCCGTCATGCCCACACGCGTGCATCACGCCCGGATTGCGGGAAGAGAACGGCACACCGCTTTCCTCCTGGATGGGTAACGCGTCCATATCCGCACGCAGGGCGACGATTCTACCGGGCTGTTTTCCGATCAGCCGAGCCATCGCGCTTGTCGGTGTCGGTCGGTTAACGATCAACCCGGGAAAAGTTTGCAACGTCTCATATACGAACCGGGATGTCTTCTTTTCTTGAAACGACAACTCCGGATATTGATGCAAATGTCGACGCCAAGCGATTACTTCCTCCCGCAACCGCTCCACATCTTGGGAAAAGCGACCGGATAGGGTGGTCGACATAATCACTCCCCCTTTTCACGAATCATTTTTATTTTCTACCTATTTTAACAGAAAAAAGCCGCTGCCAGGAAGCGGCGAGGCTGTTGATAAGCCATCTTTTGTCTCAAAATGACAATAGTAAGGAAATACCTGCTTGGGTAATCTACGTTCCAAATCAAATACACCCTTTACCATCCAATTCAGTTCATCAAACTCTTTATTTTCTCTGACAAATAATGTTTCTAAGCTCACTTTCCCCATCTAAACATGCTAGTTTCTGTGGTGATGGGATGTAATGCGCTGTCGGAAATATTCCTGTCGATGAAAAAGCCTCACCGCTTTCAGGAAACGGTGAGACTTCAGCTTACCCCCGGACAGCCATTCGTTCCCCGTAGGCGTCGGAGAGGGCGCGCAATTTTTCCGGGATCATCGTCCCATACGTATCGATATAGGCTTGTGGTTCTTTCGGATTGGACCAGCGGTTTACCTTGGACGTTCCCGGCGGGATGATTTTGCTTACCGCCCCGCATCCCAATCCGATGATCGTGTGCCGCTCTTCCATGATGATGATGTTGTACAGACTTTCATGGCCGGGCAATGCGTAACCGACGTTTTCCTGATTGCCCAAGATGTTTTTCTGCCGATATAAATAATATGGGACGTACCCCTCCTGCTTGGTCCACTCCCGGGCGAGGTTGACCATATCGGCTACTTCGTCCCGTTCTGCCACCCGATATTTGCGTTTGTTCTGCGTCATGGTGGAACCGCGTTTAAATGACAATGTGT
The DNA window shown above is from Polycladomyces subterraneus and carries:
- a CDS encoding M20 family metallopeptidase; translation: MSTTLSGRFSQDVERLREEVIAWRRHLHQYPELSFQEKKTSRFVYETLQTFPGLIVNRPTPTSAMARLIGKQPGRIVALRADMDALPIQEESGVPFSSRNPGVMHACGHDGHTAMLLGVAKIFSQMADRITGELRFLFQHAEEKFPGGARELVRAGVMEGVDAVVGVHLWTPLAVGKVGVAYGPMMAAPDLFRLTIQGKGGHAAAPHQTVDAIAIGAQAVTNLQHLVSRRTDPLDSLVISITEFHAGTEHNIIPDKVEIVGSVRTFDPALREMAPEWIEQVIRGVTSAHGADYELRVERGYHPVINDEMVTRTVEEAVVEALGTNVIERVKPSMGGEDFSAYQQVTPGTFLFIGAGNPDKGAVYPHHHPRFTIDEDALVIGMNALVHGAWKLLHA